A window of the Nitrospirae bacterium YQR-1 genome harbors these coding sequences:
- the rplI gene encoding 50S ribosomal protein L9, translating to MKIILREDVNNVGEMGMIVNVARGYARNYLIPKKFAVEANPKNMKALQHETRIITEKVKKLKLSAEDMANKIAATPVNIAAKAGEEGKLFGSVTNKDIADALEASGFNIDKRKILLESPIKRTGEHIVKIRIHPEVHADLKVEVVPE from the coding sequence ATGAAGATCATTTTAAGAGAGGATGTAAACAACGTAGGGGAGATGGGCATGATTGTCAATGTGGCCCGCGGATATGCAAGAAACTATCTTATACCGAAAAAGTTTGCTGTTGAGGCTAATCCCAAGAACATGAAGGCCTTGCAGCATGAAACACGTATAATTACGGAAAAAGTTAAAAAACTGAAACTCAGCGCCGAGGACATGGCAAATAAGATTGCTGCAACTCCGGTTAATATAGCAGCCAAGGCCGGCGAGGAGGGCAAATTGTTTGGTTCCGTTACAAACAAAGACATTGCCGATGCTCTTGAAGCTTCAGGGTTTAATATTGACAAAAGGAAGATACTACTTGAGTCCCCCATTAAAAGAACCGGTGAGCATATCGTAAAGATTAGGATACACCCTGAGGTACATGCTGATTTAAAAGTGGAAGTTGTGCCGGAGTAA
- the dnaB gene encoding replicative DNA helicase, giving the protein MVEAAPDKIQPQNVEAEMFVLGAIMLDNEAIYKVLDVITTADFYKDQHRRIFSAMITLIDKAEPIDLVTVSDYLRNKKEMEQAGGESYLSQLINSVPTAANIAYHAKIMREKALMRNLLRASTDIMSRVYGHEGEADELVDFAEKTIFEIAEFRIRPSFSSLNEVIKDSITMIEGLYDRKEAITGVPSGFKDLDELTTGFQPGDLIIVGGRPSMGKTAFCLNIAQHVGINIKEPVAVFSLEMSKRQLAVRMLCAEAMVDSNRVRKGHLRKDDWPKLTSAAGKLAEAPIYIDDSSDIGALEMRSKARRLKKERGLGLVVVDYLQLMRGRSGVDRREQEISEISRSLKGLAKELEIPVIALSQLNRLVEQRRPPIPTLADLRESGAIEQDADVILFLYREEVYNRDNPEAKGKAELHIAKQRNGPAGIKVTLSFLSEYTKFADYAEGYYEETDEVF; this is encoded by the coding sequence ATGGTAGAAGCAGCCCCAGATAAGATACAGCCCCAGAACGTCGAAGCGGAAATGTTCGTCCTGGGCGCAATCATGCTTGATAACGAGGCTATATATAAAGTCCTTGATGTTATAACAACAGCTGATTTTTATAAAGATCAACACCGCCGCATCTTTTCAGCTATGATTACCCTGATTGATAAAGCTGAGCCTATTGATCTGGTAACGGTATCAGACTACCTTAGAAACAAAAAAGAAATGGAACAGGCAGGCGGTGAATCATATTTATCGCAGCTCATCAACTCTGTTCCAACTGCCGCAAACATCGCCTATCATGCTAAGATTATGAGGGAAAAAGCCCTTATGAGAAACCTCCTGAGAGCCTCAACGGATATAATGTCCAGAGTCTATGGCCACGAAGGAGAGGCGGACGAATTAGTGGATTTTGCAGAAAAAACTATCTTTGAAATAGCTGAGTTCAGAATAAGGCCGTCCTTTTCCTCTCTTAATGAGGTGATAAAGGACAGCATTACAATGATAGAGGGCCTCTATGACCGGAAAGAGGCTATAACCGGAGTTCCCTCCGGCTTTAAAGACCTTGACGAACTGACAACCGGTTTTCAGCCCGGAGATTTAATCATAGTGGGCGGGCGCCCCTCAATGGGTAAAACAGCCTTCTGCTTAAACATTGCCCAACATGTGGGGATAAACATAAAGGAACCGGTTGCTGTATTCAGTCTTGAAATGTCTAAAAGGCAATTGGCGGTCAGAATGCTCTGTGCCGAGGCGATGGTGGATTCAAACCGGGTGAGAAAGGGACATCTGAGAAAAGATGACTGGCCAAAGCTGACCTCGGCAGCCGGTAAACTGGCGGAAGCGCCGATATACATAGATGATTCATCTGATATCGGTGCTCTGGAGATGCGTTCCAAGGCAAGGAGACTTAAAAAAGAGCGTGGACTGGGGCTTGTGGTGGTTGACTATCTTCAGCTTATGAGGGGCCGCTCCGGTGTTGACAGAAGAGAACAGGAGATATCGGAAATATCCCGCTCCTTAAAAGGTCTTGCCAAGGAGCTTGAAATACCTGTTATTGCCCTCAGCCAGCTCAACAGGCTGGTTGAACAGCGCCGTCCCCCTATTCCTACACTTGCCGACTTGCGTGAATCCGGCGCTATTGAGCAGGATGCGGATGTTATTCTTTTTCTGTACCGTGAGGAGGTATATAACCGTGACAACCCTGAGGCCAAAGGAAAGGCGGAACTCCACATAGCCAAACAGCGTAACGGTCCGGCAGGAATTAAAGTCACGTTATCTTTCCTCTCCGAGTACACAAAGTTTGCCGATTACGCTGAAGGTTACTACGAGGAAACTGATGAGGTATTTTAA
- the amrB gene encoding AmmeMemoRadiSam system protein B produces MKRLPVVAGQFYKGRAAALEEEVGSLTTECKEKIKAIGIISPHAGFMYSGSVAGVVYSKIEFPDTFLLLGPNHSGLGQKVSVMKEGTWEIPTNSFETDTALADAILKSSPVFNDDIIAHRFEHSLEVQLPFIAHFSKTVKVVPVCMMYISVDKCKEAGAALAKVIQESGKNVIIVASSDMSHYLPDSITREKDKLALDKILALDPEGLYDVVKKEEITMCGVTPATVMMYAALAMGAVGAEIVKYATSGESSGDYDRVVGYVGVVIR; encoded by the coding sequence ATGAAAAGGCTGCCTGTTGTTGCCGGACAGTTTTATAAGGGAAGGGCTGCTGCTTTAGAAGAAGAGGTCGGAAGTTTAACCACTGAGTGTAAAGAAAAAATAAAAGCCATTGGAATAATAAGCCCTCATGCCGGCTTCATGTACTCAGGTTCTGTTGCAGGGGTTGTTTACTCTAAAATAGAATTCCCGGATACTTTTCTGCTCCTGGGACCAAATCACAGCGGGTTAGGCCAAAAGGTTTCCGTTATGAAAGAAGGCACGTGGGAAATCCCTACAAACTCATTTGAAACAGACACAGCGTTGGCGGATGCAATCTTAAAAAGCTCTCCGGTTTTTAACGATGATATTATAGCACACCGCTTCGAGCACTCCCTTGAGGTACAATTACCATTTATTGCTCATTTTTCAAAGACTGTAAAAGTTGTTCCTGTATGTATGATGTATATTTCCGTTGATAAATGCAAAGAGGCAGGGGCGGCGCTGGCTAAAGTGATACAAGAGTCCGGCAAAAACGTTATCATTGTGGCAAGCTCCGATATGAGCCACTATTTACCTGATTCCATTACAAGAGAAAAAGACAAGTTAGCTTTAGACAAAATTCTTGCCCTTGACCCGGAGGGACTCTATGATGTTGTAAAGAAAGAGGAAATAACCATGTGCGGGGTAACACCTGCAACAGTTATGATGTATGCGGCACTGGCTATGGGAGCTGTAGGCGCTGAAATCGTCAAGTATGCCACATCTGGTGAGTCCAGCGGCGACTATGACAGAGTCGTAGGGTATGTCGGCGTTGTAATCAGATAG
- the rsmG gene encoding 16S rRNA (guanine(527)-N(7))-methyltransferase RsmG, producing the protein MKKENKPNPEEILAGGLAALSIEPSDRIINSFLTYLHELKKWSGIHNLTAVKDDAGIVTTHFLDSLLYLRGVPAGAKTILDVGSGAGFPGIPIKIVHPGLTATLLEPRKKRAVFLRHMIHLLRLSGTDVIESRLQDVKLPPQDCITVRALFSFSDFIKLALPLLNTDGTLVIGKAAGYESEIPQNTDDYKIDIVQCKIPHTDIERFIITVKGQHQSTKLHSFVIPSI; encoded by the coding sequence TTGAAAAAAGAAAATAAACCCAACCCTGAAGAGATTTTAGCCGGTGGCTTAGCCGCCCTGTCCATAGAGCCCTCAGACAGGATTATTAATTCGTTTCTGACGTATCTGCATGAGCTTAAAAAGTGGTCGGGCATTCACAACCTTACTGCTGTTAAAGATGATGCCGGTATTGTCACCACACATTTTCTTGATTCACTGTTATACCTCAGAGGAGTTCCAGCCGGTGCAAAAACCATCCTTGATGTTGGAAGTGGAGCAGGGTTTCCCGGCATCCCAATAAAAATAGTACACCCAGGCCTTACGGCCACTCTCTTAGAGCCAAGGAAAAAACGTGCCGTATTCCTGAGACATATGATACACCTTTTGAGACTTTCCGGCACAGACGTAATTGAAAGCAGGCTGCAAGACGTTAAACTCCCTCCGCAGGACTGTATCACAGTGAGGGCTCTCTTTAGTTTCTCAGATTTTATAAAACTTGCCTTGCCGCTTCTAAACACAGACGGCACACTTGTAATCGGTAAAGCCGCCGGCTATGAAAGTGAAATCCCTCAAAATACCGATGATTATAAGATTGACATAGTACAGTGCAAAATCCCTCATACTGATATTGAGCGATTTATTATAACAGTAAAAGGACAGCACCAAAGTACCAAGTTGCATTCATTCGTCATCCCTTCTATCTGA
- a CDS encoding Nramp family divalent metal transporter, translating to MSLKRLKTYLAVIGPGLITAMIDNDAGGVTTFSVAGARYGYGLLWTIIPITVSLVVVQEMIARLGVVTGKGLSDLIREHYGVKTAVFLMVGLFVANLGTTVANFAGFAASMEVMGLTKYVMVPAGAFAIWLIVTRGTYSSVEKILLLVCIMYAGYIISAVLARPQWGDVFKAVVFPPPQTIKNITHPLDPQYIMLSIAIIGTTITPWMQFYLQSSIVEKGVKKENFPMSKLEIFVGSIVTDLISFFIVVTCGAVLFPAGIVINDASEAALALKPLSGHYASGIFALSLGSASLLGAIIVPLATAYYICEAMGWETGVSKRYSQAPQFIWIYSVTIFLAAFFVIIPHAPLVLLMVLSSFVNGLLLPFVLVYAVTLINKKTLMGEYINPTGYNIITWITIILIISLTILMLIAMIV from the coding sequence ATGTCCTTAAAACGTCTGAAAACGTATCTTGCCGTCATAGGGCCGGGATTAATCACGGCGATGATTGATAACGATGCCGGCGGTGTTACCACGTTTTCCGTGGCCGGCGCCAGATACGGTTACGGCCTGTTGTGGACAATAATACCTATAACAGTATCTTTGGTGGTGGTGCAGGAGATGATTGCGCGCCTGGGGGTGGTAACCGGTAAGGGGCTTTCGGATTTAATCAGAGAACACTATGGTGTAAAGACCGCTGTTTTTCTGATGGTTGGCCTCTTTGTTGCCAACCTTGGTACAACGGTTGCTAATTTTGCAGGTTTTGCGGCAAGCATGGAGGTTATGGGCCTTACAAAATATGTTATGGTACCGGCAGGGGCTTTTGCAATCTGGTTGATAGTAACCAGGGGGACTTATAGTTCCGTGGAAAAAATCCTCCTTCTTGTCTGTATCATGTACGCCGGATATATAATCTCCGCCGTGCTTGCCAGACCTCAGTGGGGCGATGTCTTTAAAGCCGTTGTTTTTCCACCGCCGCAGACCATAAAAAATATAACTCATCCCCTTGATCCACAATACATAATGCTTTCAATTGCAATTATCGGCACTACGATAACTCCGTGGATGCAGTTTTATCTCCAGTCTTCAATAGTGGAAAAGGGAGTAAAAAAGGAAAACTTCCCGATGTCAAAACTTGAAATATTTGTGGGAAGCATAGTAACCGATTTAATATCTTTCTTTATAGTGGTGACATGTGGAGCGGTGTTGTTTCCGGCAGGGATTGTAATCAACGACGCCTCTGAGGCTGCCCTTGCACTTAAGCCGCTCTCCGGCCACTACGCCTCCGGTATTTTTGCTCTCAGCCTGGGAAGCGCTTCCCTTTTGGGTGCTATAATCGTGCCCCTTGCCACAGCCTACTACATATGCGAGGCAATGGGCTGGGAAACCGGTGTCAGCAAGAGATACTCCCAGGCTCCACAATTTATCTGGATTTATTCCGTCACGATTTTTCTTGCCGCTTTTTTTGTCATCATACCACACGCACCACTTGTTTTACTCATGGTGCTTTCCTCTTTTGTTAACGGCTTACTCCTGCCATTTGTGCTGGTTTATGCCGTTACGCTTATTAATAAGAAAACTCTGATGGGGGAGTATATAAATCCCACAGGATATAATATCATAACATGGATAACAATTATTCTGATAATTTCACTTACAATTTTGATGTTAATCGCCATGATAGTATAA